CTGAGCGATTCCGATGCGAGTTCTTCCGCGGTTCGTGACCGGATGTCTCCCTCCTGAACCGTGTCACCTTCTTCGACGCGGATATACCGCGAGTTCGAACCGGGAACGTCGACGAATATCTCACCTGATTCCGTGCTGACCAGCGTTTCCACTCCCTCGATAGTACGGGTAACGAGTTCTCGATTCCTGTCGTTGCTCATGGTTGATAATCTCACACATCTTTGGGTTCACGCTCATCTAAGGGTGATGCCGGCACTATCCATACGAGCACCGGCCCGGATCACGCGTCGCCGTTCGACGCCTGACTCGACCCGTCTCGGCCGCCGTAGCGCTCGGACTACTAGTGCGAACGGTCCGGCTTTCGGGAACGCCCCTGATCCAGTGAAGACTGCTGGTTCGTCTCACCGGCGTCTGAACCTCTTCGATACAATCAGTTAGTCGTCACTCACGACCGGCACGCTCGCACGCACCTCGAGCCGATCCAGATCACCGATAAACGAGGCCAGCATCTCGCGGGTGACGTGTGGCATACAGACGACGCGCAGTTCGCCGGTCGCCGTTCGCGAGATCCGCCAGCCCTTGGCTCGCAGCGCGTCGAACGTCGACCGCGGCACGTCGGCCGCGACGAGCGGCAGCGTGGGATCGGCGACCGCGTAGCCCCGCTTCTCGAGGGCGTCGGCGAGCCACTCGGCGTTGTTCTGCGAGCGGACGTACTGTCGGCGGTAGCCGTCCGGCCACAGTTCCTCCATCGCGGCGACGGCGCTCGCGACGCCTGCGCCGGAGCGAGTTCCCGTCAGCGTCGCCTGCGAGGTCGACTCGAGGTAGGGCGTGTCGACGGCGAGTTCGTCGAGCAGGTCGGGCGAGCGGACGAGCAGTCCCCCCGCGGGAACCGCGGCCTGTCCCATCTTGTGGGGGTCGATGGCCATCGTGTCGACGGGCGCGTGGCCGAAGTGCCAGTCGTAGTCGGTAAAGGGAAGGACGAACCCGCCCCACGCGGCGTCGACGTGGAGGGTGGCGTCGACCGACCGGGCGATCCGGCCGAGTTCCTGAATCGGATCGACGCGGCCGTACTCGGTCGTTCCCGCGACGCCGATCACCGCGGCGGTGTCGTCGTCGACGGCGGACCGAACGGCCGCGAGGTCGGCCCGGTGGTCGTCGTCGGTGGGAACGATCCGGAGTTCGACGCCGAGCAGGTCGGCCGCCTTCTGGAAACTGAAGTGGCCGGACTCGGGCATGACGACGTTCGGAGTCCGGCTGTCGGCCCGTTCGCGGGCGATTCGAACGGCCTGAATGTTGGCCTCCGTGCCGCCGCTCGTGATGTAGCCCGCCGGCTCGTCGAGACCCGCAACGTCGCTCAACAGCTCGATCGCGTCGTCCTCGAGCGCCGCGACGGTCGGGTAGCTCCCGGGATCGCCGGGATTCGTCGCGAGAAACCGCTCCGCCGCGTCGCGCGCCGCCGGGTGAGGGTCCGTACACATCGACGAGAGAACCCGGTCGAACGCTTGCGGCTCGGATTGCATATCACGTATGTAAACGGTCGCCGGTTTATGAGTTGTGTTTGTTGACGAGTTCCGCCACTTTCCTCTATCGGAAACCGAGGAATCACCCGTCGAGAGTCGGGCTGAACGGCGCGTCGTCGTTCTCGGTATTACCTTAATACCGTCCCCCGACGGCTCGCAAAGTCCGTATTTTCCGCCCCTTTCCAGCCTTATGACAATATTGATATGCTGTCGCCTGCAACCCCCCGATAATGATTTCGACAGCCCCTCGAGCCGTCGACCACGGCGCCACCGTCGTCGGTGCGTTCACCCTATTGCTGTTCGGGTTCGCGCAGGGGCGGGAAATCCAGCGCGTCTCGGTCGATCTGTTCGTCGTGACCGTTCAGGTGGTGTTCCTCGAGGCGATCTCGTCGATGGCCGTCTTCACCGGTTTCGTGGCGATCACCGGCCTGTTGTTGGTCCGCGAGGTGTGGACGTCGCGGGATACCATCGAACCGGTGACCGACGGCCCGCGGCTGACCGCGATCGTTCCGGTGTATCGCGATCACAAGGTGATGGACGAGAGCGTCGAGAGCCTCTGTGAGAGTACGTACGAGAACCTCGAGATCGTCGTCGTCGCCGAGCCGAACGACGAGGCGACGCTGAAGCGAGCCCGCGAACTCGCGAACGCCAACGAGCGCGTCGAGTGTTTGATCAACGGGAATCCGGGCTCGAAAGCGGGGGCGATCAACTACGCGGTGCGCGAGACCGACGCGGAATACATCGCGGTCTTCGACGCCGACGAACGGGTCACTCCCGAGTTCCTGTCGCGGGGGATGGGCGCATTGCTCGAGGACGCGGACGTCTTTCAGGGGCGGCGGATTCCGCGGCCGACCGGCGTCATCGAGACGGTCGCCTACTGCGAGCGGATCGTCTTCCACGCCAGCTACAAGATCGTCGAACTCTCGGGCTTCGCGAACTGCCGGAGTTCCTCGACGGTGCTCACCCGCGAGGCCTTCGAGCGCGTGGACGGCTACGACGACGTGCTCACCGAGGACCTCGA
This portion of the Natrinema salinisoli genome encodes:
- a CDS encoding glycosyltransferase, coding for MISTAPRAVDHGATVVGAFTLLLFGFAQGREIQRVSVDLFVVTVQVVFLEAISSMAVFTGFVAITGLLLVREVWTSRDTIEPVTDGPRLTAIVPVYRDHKVMDESVESLCESTYENLEIVVVAEPNDEATLKRARELANANERVECLINGNPGSKAGAINYAVRETDAEYIAVFDADERVTPEFLSRGMGALLEDADVFQGRRIPRPTGVIETVAYCERIVFHASYKIVELSGFANCRSSSTVLTREAFERVDGYDDVLTEDLDFAHACYREGLTVEQARQCTNTMEAPHTLRDLWGQRKRWRVGQIEVLHATLIELLRGQLGRRGIISIGRMCSSLLGCLFTLALTSKLLLLFILDVESAFLLPAAILVGTIALVAWRDTRDGRIDGLSWTVVLAPLLYPAFGILTLKSLLGYGLSWDGTWYEVEKTGS
- the mfnA gene encoding tyrosine decarboxylase MfnA produces the protein MQSEPQAFDRVLSSMCTDPHPAARDAAERFLATNPGDPGSYPTVAALEDDAIELLSDVAGLDEPAGYITSGGTEANIQAVRIARERADSRTPNVVMPESGHFSFQKAADLLGVELRIVPTDDDHRADLAAVRSAVDDDTAAVIGVAGTTEYGRVDPIQELGRIARSVDATLHVDAAWGGFVLPFTDYDWHFGHAPVDTMAIDPHKMGQAAVPAGGLLVRSPDLLDELAVDTPYLESTSQATLTGTRSGAGVASAVAAMEELWPDGYRRQYVRSQNNAEWLADALEKRGYAVADPTLPLVAADVPRSTFDALRAKGWRISRTATGELRVVCMPHVTREMLASFIGDLDRLEVRASVPVVSDD